A single genomic interval of Bacteroidota bacterium harbors:
- a CDS encoding class I SAM-dependent methyltransferase, producing MASSFDTVAHNYDETFTFTQTGKYQRERVWHYLDKLNLNSKDVSALEINCGTGEDAVYLASRFQTVVATDLSSEMIRIAIEKSKQKKIDTIEFLATDMLEIRNRLPGRQFDMIFSNFGGLNCLNEDQIQNLSSELEAMSNPGGNLILVIMGRRCLWEKLYFFLKGKTSMVNRRMISTGVNANIGTTHQKTYYYSPKEIKNHFSGNWSFSRVIPIGLFLPPSYLDPFFSKHPWLLKLLRSAEKIFGGLSVGADYADHYLIHFTRNEMKKEK from the coding sequence ATGGCAAGCTCTTTCGATACGGTCGCTCATAATTACGATGAGACATTCACCTTCACACAAACAGGGAAATATCAACGTGAGCGTGTGTGGCATTATCTCGACAAATTAAATCTCAATAGCAAGGATGTTTCCGCTTTAGAGATCAATTGCGGAACCGGTGAAGACGCGGTATACCTTGCCAGTCGGTTTCAAACAGTGGTCGCGACTGATTTATCATCCGAAATGATTCGAATCGCAATTGAAAAAAGTAAACAGAAAAAAATAGACACAATAGAATTCTTGGCAACGGATATGCTTGAGATCCGCAACAGACTTCCCGGACGTCAATTTGATATGATTTTCTCAAATTTTGGCGGACTCAATTGTCTGAATGAAGATCAGATTCAAAATTTGAGTTCGGAATTGGAGGCAATGTCAAACCCGGGTGGAAATTTGATTTTGGTAATCATGGGAAGAAGGTGTTTATGGGAAAAATTATATTTTTTTCTAAAGGGAAAAACATCCATGGTAAATCGCAGAATGATCAGTACAGGAGTGAACGCGAACATAGGAACGACCCATCAAAAGACATATTATTATTCCCCGAAAGAGATAAAAAATCATTTTTCAGGAAATTGGAGTTTTAGCCGTGTGATCCCGATCGGCTTGTTTCTCCCACCCTCCTACCTGGATCCGTTTTTTTCGAAACATCCCTGGCTATTAAAATTGCTCAGATCAGCAGAAAAAATATTTGGAGGTCTTTCAGTCGGTGCGGATTATGCCGATCATTATCTCATTCATTTTACAAGAAATGAGATGAAAAAAGAGAAATAA
- a CDS encoding methyltransferase — translation MRKNPIRTFEKKILDRLYKPLVKWYTGRERPYTFRNIPITVLPGVFHPGLFYSTKFLLDYLEFVNLQRKTILELGAGSGLISVIAATEGGFVTATDIHHTSIMNIRINRDRNLSRIEQNDGRLEVIQSDLFQNINKQTFDIIVINPPYYNGKISVPEDYAWYCGESFEYYKNLFSNISSYMHYETESIMILSDDCDLETIKKIAADHGLQLKLKLTRRNLIEKNFIFRIKPLDA, via the coding sequence TTGCGAAAAAACCCCATTCGTACCTTTGAAAAGAAGATATTGGACAGATTATACAAGCCACTGGTGAAATGGTACACCGGTCGTGAGCGTCCATATACTTTCAGAAATATTCCAATAACTGTGCTTCCCGGGGTGTTTCATCCGGGCTTATTTTACAGCACTAAATTCCTTCTGGATTATCTTGAGTTTGTCAATTTACAACGCAAGACAATTCTGGAATTGGGAGCCGGAAGCGGCCTGATCTCTGTGATTGCCGCGACAGAAGGAGGTTTTGTAACCGCCACCGATATTCATCATACTTCAATTATGAATATCCGGATCAACCGTGACCGTAACCTCAGCCGTATTGAACAAAATGATGGCCGTCTGGAAGTGATTCAGTCTGACCTGTTTCAAAACATCAACAAACAAACATTTGACATCATTGTCATCAACCCTCCTTATTACAATGGAAAGATTTCCGTTCCGGAAGATTATGCATGGTATTGCGGTGAAAGCTTTGAGTATTATAAAAATCTGTTTAGTAACATCAGTTCATACATGCACTATGAAACAGAATCCATCATGATTTTATCCGATGACTGCGACCTCGAAACCATCAAAAAAATTGCCGCGGATCATGGATTACAACTGAAACTGAAGCTCACACGCAGAAATCTTATTGAAAAGAATTTCATTTTTCGAATCAAGCCATTGGATGCCTGA
- a CDS encoding B12-binding domain-containing radical SAM protein, whose translation MKKILFTHSYFLRFDPKQWKLQQPYPPLAPLYAAAHIRAKGFDVRFYDTMFSPDTKEIVQVLNENAPEALIIYDDGFNYLTKMCLTNMREAAFEMIRFAKEKGITVIVSGSDATDQSKLYLDAGADFIIAGEGEQTLFELLQTLKASGKVETEIPGLIYKDESGLVIKNKKREVLRNLDELPHPAWDLINLSEYKERWINQNGYFSMNISTTRGCPFHCNWCAKPIYGNRYNVHSPEWVIEEIKVLMREYGATHFWMTDDIFGLKPGWINRFAELVEKEKLKLRFKIQSRVDLLLEEENIAALARAGCESVWVGAESGSQKVLDAMDKGTRVEQIYEATRLMKKKGIKPAFFLQFGYPGETDQDIQATIQMVNELMPDDIGISVSYPLPGTKFYEKVKMDLKEKANWTDSDELAMMFRNSHPSSFYKELQRYVHRTYRTRQGFSEFKNLMSNPVKISLQQLKRIVAIPVHATGTFVQKQKLKKYKL comes from the coding sequence ATGAAAAAGATTCTTTTTACACATAGTTATTTTCTCCGCTTTGATCCGAAGCAATGGAAATTGCAGCAGCCATATCCTCCCCTGGCTCCGCTCTATGCAGCCGCACATATTCGGGCAAAAGGATTTGATGTTCGGTTTTACGATACCATGTTCAGTCCTGATACAAAAGAGATCGTACAGGTCTTGAATGAGAATGCACCTGAAGCTTTGATCATTTATGATGATGGCTTTAATTACCTCACGAAAATGTGCCTCACCAATATGCGTGAAGCGGCATTTGAAATGATCCGTTTCGCAAAAGAAAAAGGCATCACAGTAATTGTTTCCGGAAGTGATGCCACGGATCAAAGTAAACTTTACCTCGATGCGGGCGCGGATTTTATCATCGCGGGAGAAGGAGAACAAACTTTGTTTGAGCTTCTTCAGACACTCAAGGCTTCAGGTAAAGTAGAAACTGAAATTCCCGGATTAATTTACAAGGATGAGTCAGGGCTTGTGATAAAAAATAAAAAGCGTGAAGTATTGCGCAATCTTGATGAACTGCCCCATCCGGCATGGGACTTAATCAACCTTTCAGAGTATAAAGAAAGATGGATAAATCAAAACGGATATTTTTCGATGAACATCAGTACTACCCGTGGTTGTCCTTTCCATTGTAACTGGTGTGCAAAACCAATCTATGGAAACAGATACAATGTGCATAGTCCTGAATGGGTAATAGAAGAGATCAAAGTCCTCATGCGTGAATATGGTGCAACACATTTTTGGATGACGGATGACATCTTCGGACTAAAACCCGGATGGATCAATCGATTCGCGGAACTGGTAGAAAAAGAAAAATTAAAACTTCGGTTTAAAATCCAGTCCAGAGTGGATTTACTACTTGAAGAAGAGAACATAGCAGCTTTGGCAAGAGCCGGTTGCGAATCCGTTTGGGTTGGCGCTGAAAGCGGATCGCAAAAAGTGCTGGATGCAATGGACAAAGGAACCCGTGTGGAACAGATTTATGAAGCGACACGTCTGATGAAAAAGAAGGGAATTAAACCTGCATTCTTCTTACAGTTTGGATATCCCGGAGAGACTGATCAGGACATTCAGGCAACCATTCAAATGGTGAATGAACTCATGCCGGATGATATTGGTATTTCTGTGAGTTATCCATTACCGGGAACAAAATTTTACGAAAAAGTCAAAATGGATTTAAAAGAAAAAGCGAACTGGACCGACAGCGATGAACTCGCCATGATGTTCAGGAATTCTCATCCTTCTTCTTTCTATAAAGAGTTGCAACGCTATGTGCACAGGACGTACCGGACAAGACAGGGTTTTAGCGAGTTTAAAAACCTAATGAGCAATCCTGTGAAGATTTCACTTCAGCAATTGAAAAGAATTGTTGCTATTCCTGTTCATGCCACAGGAACATTTGTACAAAAACAAAAATTAAAGAAGTACAAATTGTAA